A part of Ignavibacteriales bacterium genomic DNA contains:
- a CDS encoding shikimate kinase, with the protein MNNIYLTGFMASGKSTLGPILANTIGFEFADIDKEIEKKINKKVNEIFKDFGEKYFRDLEKEIITLISEKKNVVVSLGGGAINNDENLSIIKKSGILIFLNASPESIYHRLKYKKDRPAFLFEDFENPTKEMFLSKINTLFEARKKFYSQADLTFQTDNISIGKTVDLIVKKLNSIHFIV; encoded by the coding sequence ATGAATAACATTTATCTTACCGGTTTTATGGCTTCGGGTAAAAGTACGCTGGGTCCGATTCTCGCCAATACAATTGGTTTTGAATTTGCAGATATTGATAAGGAAATCGAAAAAAAAATCAATAAAAAAGTAAATGAAATCTTTAAAGATTTTGGGGAAAAGTATTTTAGAGATCTTGAAAAAGAAATAATTACATTAATTTCAGAGAAGAAAAATGTAGTAGTTTCACTCGGCGGTGGAGCTATAAATAATGATGAAAATTTAAGCATCATAAAAAAATCTGGTATCTTGATTTTTCTTAACGCCTCCCCTGAATCAATTTATCATAGACTAAAATATAAAAAGGATAGACCCGCTTTCTTATTTGAAGACTTTGAGAATCCCACAAAGGAAATGTTCTTATCAAAAATTAATACCTTATTTGAAGCGAGAAAAAAATTTTACTCACAGGCTGATTTAACATTTCAAACTGATAATATTTCCATAGGAAAAACAGTGGATTTAATAGTTAAAAAACTTAATTCAATTCATTTTATAGTTTGA
- a CDS encoding SurA N-terminal domain-containing protein has translation MAKMRGLAPWFIIGVGGLFVLFMMISDSNVLEALGGSTNNIGSVNGVEITYQEFQNALDQQIENKKNQTGKDVEDEELEQLRNQVWEALVTQKLINQEIEKYGLYVSDQEIKDIILGDNPPDFLKQNFIDSTGRFNRQMYETALFDPRNKEPLLQAEQIVRQNQLSEKLQSLLFASVTVGEAEVLKKYMDDNIKLNVDYAPFEIILWPDSTFKVTDEEVKKYYDENLDKYKIQAQRKVKFVLFPNQASKEDSNIVKESLESVAYSFKNDTASFKSFVDIYSSAPYSKDTISIKEISRDHAKEFFSAVPNSILGPYIAAEGYALYHFISSFASNETFVEAEHILIGQLSSDAENLAEATKVYQQLMGGANFNQVAKEKSIDKMSGQNGGYLGWFGKGETVPEFEKACFEGKIGEIQKPVKTSFGYHIIRVLSRNNTKFVVERIVNPVKQSATTKDAIFNQANDFSYIAQKNGFESEAKLLKLELKETPPFQKTATAVPLIGGDKRLVDFAFENGLNTVSDVYKVANGYVVMMVSEITNEGFRPFDEVKAMVKNLVVRDKKFEKSKKLAESVFKKVNGDINKITSVDSRIKVANSGEFTINTTVPNIGRDYAFYNYALSLEPNKLSGPFRCARGYYLMRLVSKTNFDKNAYELQSSNLRNSILQERRNALFTAWLGKLKEEGDIVDNRQKFFKQ, from the coding sequence ATGGCAAAAATGCGCGGTTTAGCTCCTTGGTTTATAATAGGAGTTGGAGGGTTATTTGTCCTTTTTATGATGATATCTGACTCAAATGTTTTAGAGGCGTTAGGCGGGAGTACAAATAATATTGGCTCTGTGAATGGAGTAGAAATCACATATCAAGAGTTTCAGAATGCTCTTGATCAACAGATTGAGAACAAAAAAAACCAAACAGGGAAAGATGTCGAAGATGAAGAACTCGAACAACTTCGGAACCAGGTTTGGGAGGCGCTTGTTACTCAAAAATTAATTAATCAGGAAATCGAAAAATATGGGCTTTATGTTTCCGATCAGGAAATTAAAGACATTATACTTGGCGATAATCCACCCGATTTTCTAAAACAAAATTTCATAGATTCAACCGGGCGCTTTAACAGACAAATGTATGAAACTGCTCTTTTCGATCCTCGTAACAAAGAACCTTTGCTTCAGGCGGAACAGATTGTTAGACAGAATCAATTGAGTGAAAAGCTGCAAAGTTTGCTCTTCGCAAGTGTTACAGTTGGTGAAGCAGAAGTGCTTAAAAAATATATGGATGACAATATTAAACTTAATGTTGATTATGCGCCGTTCGAAATAATTCTCTGGCCTGATTCTACTTTCAAAGTAACTGATGAAGAAGTTAAAAAATATTACGATGAGAATTTAGATAAATATAAAATTCAGGCGCAACGAAAAGTAAAGTTTGTATTGTTCCCAAATCAAGCGTCTAAAGAAGATTCAAACATTGTTAAAGAAAGCCTTGAGAGTGTCGCTTACAGTTTCAAAAACGATACAGCTTCTTTTAAATCATTTGTAGATATTTACTCATCGGCTCCCTATTCTAAAGATACGATTTCAATAAAAGAAATTTCCCGCGACCACGCTAAAGAATTTTTCTCGGCTGTCCCAAATTCAATTCTTGGACCTTATATCGCGGCCGAAGGTTATGCTCTGTACCATTTCATTTCCTCATTTGCTTCAAACGAAACTTTTGTTGAAGCAGAACACATTTTGATTGGTCAACTCAGCAGTGATGCAGAGAACCTAGCGGAAGCGACAAAAGTATATCAACAATTAATGGGTGGTGCTAATTTCAATCAGGTTGCCAAAGAAAAATCTATAGATAAAATGAGCGGGCAGAACGGCGGCTATTTAGGCTGGTTCGGTAAAGGCGAAACAGTTCCAGAATTTGAAAAAGCTTGCTTTGAAGGTAAGATTGGAGAAATTCAGAAACCTGTTAAAACAAGTTTTGGTTATCATATAATCCGTGTGCTTTCAAGAAACAATACAAAATTTGTTGTCGAAAGAATTGTTAACCCGGTTAAGCAATCTGCCACCACAAAAGATGCAATATTTAATCAGGCTAATGATTTTTCCTACATCGCTCAAAAGAACGGCTTTGAAAGTGAAGCCAAACTTCTAAAATTAGAATTAAAAGAAACACCCCCATTTCAAAAAACGGCAACTGCGGTTCCACTAATCGGTGGTGATAAAAGACTTGTAGATTTTGCATTTGAAAATGGACTTAATACAGTAAGTGATGTATATAAGGTTGCAAATGGTTATGTGGTAATGATGGTTTCAGAAATTACAAATGAAGGATTTAGACCATTCGATGAAGTAAAAGCAATGGTGAAAAATCTCGTCGTTCGAGATAAGAAATTTGAGAAATCAAAAAAATTAGCAGAAAGTGTTTTCAAAAAAGTTAATGGAGATATTAATAAAATTACATCGGTTGATTCAAGAATTAAAGTCGCGAATTCAGGCGAGTTTACTATCAATACTACTGTCCCCAATATCGGCAGGGATTACGCATTTTATAATTATGCGTTATCACTTGAACCGAATAAATTATCAGGTCCATTTCGCTGCGCACGTGGTTACTACTTGATGAGATTAGTCAGCAAAACAAATTTTGATAAAAATGCATACGAATTGCAAAGCAGTAATCTTAGAAATTCAATTCTTCAAGAAAGACGTAATGCTTTATTTACAGCATGGCTGGGTAAGTTAAAAGAAGAAGGTGATATAGTTGATAATAGACAGAAATTTTTTAAACAATAA
- the aroB gene encoding 3-dehydroquinate synthase, with amino-acid sequence MHRKKEYPVLIDNFSPADIKKIIINNSASDRYFVIIDETVNRLHQNFIKRFISLLGKNTNRYILRSGERSKSFPELKKLLESILQSGLSRSSSLIAIGGGVTGDISAFAASIFMRGIKLFHIPTTLVATIDSSIGGKTGINFKNKKNIVGTFYQPECVIINLSFLKTLPKTEIESGMGEVIKYSFLSDTSFFNYISDNYTSILALNESVLTEIIRNCLLIKASIVHQDEFENGLRKILNLGHTFGHAIESASKFKIKHGIAVNAGLIIMLSISKTLKILNEEKFYSFIQLPLKNLVPDTLLKIHDDDILYYLKFDKKNFGGKINGILIKDIGEVLIDVQLNRDQILKGFQYLKKCVPDLE; translated from the coding sequence TTGCACAGAAAAAAAGAATACCCTGTACTGATTGATAACTTCTCGCCCGCCGATATCAAAAAAATAATTATTAATAATTCTGCCTCAGATAGATATTTTGTTATTATTGATGAAACCGTTAATCGCTTACATCAAAATTTCATAAAAAGGTTTATTTCTCTCTTAGGAAAAAATACCAATCGCTATATTCTAAGGTCGGGGGAACGTTCCAAATCTTTCCCGGAACTAAAAAAACTACTAGAATCAATACTGCAGTCCGGTTTGAGCAGATCAAGTTCTTTAATTGCAATTGGTGGTGGTGTTACAGGGGATATAAGTGCTTTTGCTGCCTCAATTTTTATGCGGGGAATAAAGTTGTTTCATATACCAACAACCCTTGTCGCTACAATAGATAGCTCAATTGGCGGCAAGACAGGGATAAATTTTAAAAATAAAAAAAATATAGTAGGTACATTTTACCAGCCGGAATGTGTAATCATTAATCTATCGTTTTTGAAGACGCTTCCGAAAACAGAAATTGAATCAGGGATGGGGGAAGTTATTAAATATTCTTTTCTATCTGATACAAGTTTCTTCAATTATATAAGCGATAATTATACTTCGATCTTGGCTCTCAATGAGTCTGTCTTGACTGAAATAATTCGAAACTGTTTACTTATAAAAGCTTCCATTGTCCATCAAGATGAATTTGAAAATGGATTACGAAAAATATTAAACCTCGGTCACACTTTTGGGCATGCAATTGAAAGTGCTTCAAAATTTAAAATCAAGCATGGAATAGCTGTCAACGCTGGATTAATAATTATGCTAAGTATTTCAAAAACCTTGAAAATTTTAAATGAAGAGAAATTTTATTCTTTTATACAATTACCACTTAAAAATTTAGTTCCAGACACATTATTGAAAATTCACGACGATGACATTCTCTATTACTTAAAATTTGATAAGAAAAATTTTGGAGGAAAAATAAACGGGATCCTAATTAAAGATATAGGTGAGGTTTTAATTGATGTTCAACTAAATCGAGATCAAATTTTAAAAGGATTTCAATACTTAAAAAAATGTGTGCCAGATTTAGAATGA
- a CDS encoding Crp/Fnr family transcriptional regulator, whose amino-acid sequence MYAKDEIILNEDEAGTALFVIVKGKVKISRSSKDGKEVILTIMNESDFFGEMAILDGFSRSATVTALEESKLFIVQRNDFLTLLKNHTEVSIALLQELTQRLRAAGMKIKALSLKDAEGKVASVILQLAEEIGKIRQGVVEIEKLPYQHELANMAGTSRETISRTLHTFAKKGLVELDGTHLRILDYEKFREIYN is encoded by the coding sequence ATGTACGCCAAAGATGAAATTATTTTAAATGAAGACGAAGCCGGAACTGCTCTTTTTGTAATTGTGAAAGGCAAAGTTAAAATTTCAAGGTCCAGTAAAGACGGCAAAGAGGTCATACTTACTATTATGAATGAATCTGACTTTTTTGGTGAAATGGCTATTCTTGACGGCTTCAGCAGAAGTGCTACAGTTACAGCTTTAGAAGAATCAAAATTATTTATCGTTCAACGAAATGACTTCTTAACCCTCCTCAAAAACCATACTGAAGTTTCGATTGCACTTCTTCAAGAATTGACTCAAAGATTGAGAGCTGCAGGAATGAAAATTAAAGCCCTTTCACTTAAGGATGCCGAAGGAAAGGTGGCTTCTGTGATATTACAACTCGCTGAAGAAATAGGAAAAATTAGACAAGGTGTAGTTGAGATAGAAAAACTGCCTTATCAGCACGAGCTCGCAAACATGGCTGGAACTTCGAGGGAAACAATTTCGAGAACACTTCACACCTTTGCAAAAAAAGGTTTGGTTGAATTGGACGGCACCCACCTTAGAATTTTAGATTATGAAAAATTCAGAGAAATATATAATTAG
- a CDS encoding adenylosuccinate synthase, with protein MSVTVLVGSQWGDEGKGKIVDLLSDRYQIVARYQGGANAGHTVEIDNKKYILHLIPSGILRKDVICVIGNGVVIDPSALLDEIKLLAENGIDVSDRLFISHNAHLIMPYHKLLDRIGESGDNKIGTTGRGIGPCYIDKFDRKGIKIVDLLNKKILEEKIRQNLKEKNNILHKVYDHEGLDVEEIVKEYLEFDVAIDKYVKDVPVFLNSEIEKGKSVLLEGAQGALLDVDFGTYPFVTSSSPTSGGACTGTGIPPTKIDSVIGIVKAYTTRVGNGPFPTELLDDDGEKLRKIGMEFGATTGRPRRCGWFDAFLVNYSALINGITSAAITKLDVLSSFDEIKVCIGYELNGKMLKSFPTDVDRLSRIKPINEVLPGWKKDISDCRNYSELPAETKNYLEFICKKSGVKMEIISVGPKRNQTFYAL; from the coding sequence ATGAGCGTAACAGTTCTTGTCGGTAGTCAATGGGGTGATGAAGGTAAAGGAAAAATAGTTGACCTGTTGAGTGACAGGTATCAGATAGTAGCAAGATATCAAGGTGGGGCTAATGCTGGACACACAGTTGAAATTGATAATAAAAAATACATCCTGCATTTAATACCTTCAGGCATATTACGCAAAGATGTTATTTGTGTAATCGGCAATGGTGTTGTAATTGATCCTTCTGCATTACTGGATGAAATAAAATTACTTGCAGAAAACGGAATAGATGTTTCCGACAGATTATTTATTAGTCATAATGCACACCTCATAATGCCTTATCACAAATTGCTGGATAGGATAGGAGAAAGCGGCGATAATAAAATTGGCACTACCGGTCGTGGAATTGGCCCTTGTTATATTGACAAATTTGATCGTAAAGGAATAAAAATCGTTGATCTTCTGAATAAAAAAATTCTTGAAGAAAAGATTAGACAAAACCTAAAAGAAAAAAATAATATACTTCACAAAGTCTATGATCACGAGGGACTTGACGTAGAGGAAATTGTTAAAGAATATCTTGAATTTGATGTGGCAATTGATAAATACGTAAAAGATGTTCCTGTTTTTCTAAACTCCGAAATTGAAAAAGGCAAATCAGTTCTTCTCGAAGGCGCGCAAGGTGCTTTGCTTGATGTTGATTTCGGAACGTATCCCTTCGTCACCTCTTCCAGTCCAACCTCCGGCGGTGCGTGCACAGGCACAGGTATTCCTCCAACTAAAATTGATTCGGTAATCGGAATTGTTAAAGCTTACACAACACGAGTTGGAAATGGCCCATTCCCCACAGAATTATTGGATGACGATGGTGAAAAACTTCGTAAAATTGGAATGGAGTTTGGAGCAACAACAGGCAGACCAAGACGCTGCGGTTGGTTTGATGCTTTCCTGGTAAATTATTCTGCTCTAATTAATGGTATTACTTCTGCAGCTATTACAAAATTGGATGTTTTGAGCAGCTTCGATGAAATAAAAGTTTGTATCGGATATGAACTCAATGGTAAAATGTTGAAGTCTTTCCCAACAGATGTCGATCGCCTTTCAAGAATAAAACCTATCAACGAAGTTTTACCCGGTTGGAAAAAGGATATTTCAGACTGCCGAAACTATTCTGAATTACCGGCTGAAACGAAAAATTATCTCGAATTTATTTGCAAAAAGTCGGGCGTAAAAATGGAAATTATTTCTGTTGGTCCTAAAAGGAATCAAACTTTCTACGCTTTATAA
- a CDS encoding STAS domain-containing protein, which translates to MAEFNTFIKNEGDINLIYLNGYLDAHTAPKLETDFSDLLENNYFKIVVNFKDLAYISSAGLGVFMAFIEKIREQNGDIKLTAMNEKVYNIFDLLGFPLLYEIFKSDEEAINKFKEMNNPENDKK; encoded by the coding sequence ATGGCAGAATTCAACACCTTTATCAAAAACGAAGGTGACATAAATCTGATTTACCTCAACGGTTATCTTGATGCACATACTGCGCCGAAGCTGGAAACCGATTTTTCCGATCTTTTAGAAAACAATTACTTTAAGATTGTTGTCAACTTCAAAGATCTTGCTTATATCAGCAGTGCCGGACTCGGAGTTTTTATGGCTTTTATTGAAAAGATCAGAGAGCAAAATGGTGATATAAAACTGACAGCGATGAATGAAAAAGTTTATAACATTTTTGACCTGCTCGGGTTTCCTCTCCTTTACGAGATATTTAAGTCTGATGAAGAGGCTATAAATAAATTTAAAGAAATGAATAATCCTGAAAATGATAAAAAATAA
- a CDS encoding SpoIIE family protein phosphatase produces MIAISGTVITFLFDDIKNNINDQGLFYLVIAFIYVFILLGFLTYLLLSFRELYFHKQSQDVGTYFNTMCVFFLLASVSALIPKELDIDFIEKTFFVVSVLLMIYNSLKISWIAFISKKEKLTLLVLSILIVLLFILNLSSAGENDVHSRILINFSPSLNNFFEIIMLYGSIYFSILFFTTLFHIPTAEVFDRKANEVKNFISSSNPEDKYSSAVISPIKTHDKLRGYLTAVKKGSAIFNEDDIEAINTFSDYASVAIENSMLLEQSIEKERLEKELDVAREIQRKILPEKNPQLKGISISSVFIPAFEVGGDYYDFFKLDNNKIGFIIADVSGKGISAAFIMAEIKGIFESLCKTLSRPKEILVNANEILLTTLDKKTFVSAAFGVLDLNENTLRLARAGHCPLLMVRDGIATNLKPSGIALGISESDFFSETLEEISLDLKEQDILVLYTDGITEAKNSNLEDFGDSKFENIILENSRSEPDEISSCVIQQVTLFSQSLAQYDDITLVIFKLNKN; encoded by the coding sequence ATGATCGCAATTTCGGGTACGGTTATTACGTTTCTATTTGATGATATCAAAAACAATATTAACGACCAGGGATTATTCTATTTAGTGATCGCATTTATTTATGTGTTTATTTTGCTTGGATTCCTTACTTATCTCCTTCTAAGTTTCCGCGAATTATATTTTCATAAGCAGAGTCAGGATGTAGGGACATATTTTAATACAATGTGTGTTTTTTTCCTGCTCGCTTCAGTTTCAGCATTAATTCCAAAAGAATTAGATATTGATTTTATCGAAAAAACTTTCTTTGTTGTTTCTGTTTTGCTGATGATATACAATTCTTTAAAGATATCGTGGATTGCTTTTATATCGAAAAAAGAAAAATTGACTTTACTTGTTCTTTCAATATTAATCGTACTGCTTTTCATATTAAATCTTTCAAGTGCGGGCGAGAATGATGTGCACTCAAGAATTTTGATCAACTTCTCACCTTCACTGAATAATTTTTTTGAGATAATAATGCTTTATGGTTCTATTTATTTTTCTATATTATTTTTTACAACACTATTTCATATCCCAACTGCTGAAGTCTTCGATAGAAAAGCTAATGAAGTGAAAAATTTCATTAGTAGCTCTAATCCTGAAGATAAATATTCCAGCGCAGTTATTTCGCCGATTAAAACTCATGATAAACTTAGAGGTTATTTAACTGCAGTAAAGAAAGGCAGTGCAATATTTAATGAAGATGACATAGAAGCAATAAATACATTCTCGGACTATGCTTCGGTGGCAATAGAAAATTCTATGCTGCTTGAACAGTCAATTGAAAAAGAAAGACTTGAAAAAGAATTAGATGTTGCGCGCGAGATTCAAAGAAAAATTCTCCCTGAAAAAAATCCTCAACTCAAAGGGATCAGCATCTCATCAGTCTTTATTCCCGCATTTGAAGTTGGCGGGGACTATTATGATTTTTTTAAGCTTGATAATAATAAAATTGGATTTATCATTGCAGATGTTTCAGGTAAAGGAATTTCTGCTGCATTTATAATGGCTGAAATAAAAGGAATTTTTGAATCTCTATGTAAAACACTTTCAAGACCTAAAGAAATATTAGTTAATGCAAATGAAATTCTTCTAACTACTCTCGATAAAAAAACTTTTGTCAGTGCTGCATTTGGTGTTCTGGATTTAAATGAAAACACCCTTCGTCTTGCCCGCGCAGGGCATTGCCCTTTGTTGATGGTTCGTGATGGAATTGCAACTAATCTTAAACCTTCGGGGATTGCTTTAGGCATCAGTGAATCGGATTTTTTTTCTGAAACACTTGAGGAGATTTCCTTAGATTTAAAAGAGCAAGATATTCTTGTTTTGTACACCGATGGAATTACTGAAGCTAAAAATTCTAATCTGGAAGATTTTGGTGATAGCAAATTTGAAAATATAATTCTTGAAAATTCAAGAAGTGAACCTGATGAAATTTCATCCTGCGTAATACAGCAGGTCACATTGTTTTCTCAATCACTTGCTCAGTATGATGATATTACATTGGTCATTTTTAAATTGAATAAAAATTAA
- a CDS encoding SpoIIE family protein phosphatase: MISEAENIKVKRNLTALVEFSRIINSNLDLNFILNNLLLTCMGKFLATRGLIILEANKFLEIKTSKGISADLLKQFPKIKAEDFSIEDQSFIQFISELNLPAVEKINCSENCVGIICLGEKLNRTPYSEDDQDFLRTILNIAATAIQNSIVLNEIKLVNRALDSRVQRLSSLFELSKEFGLFSESTKVAKLLVYSLIGQFLVSKYAVITIEDQLVQILESKFSSSELQSKLSEIKLTKIDSYLDKKNIEENFPLLFQAGVELAVPMQVQGKTKGMILLGKRINNQEYSVDDIEFIYSIGSLAIISLENRKLFKQALEKQKLEEELEIAREIQQNLLPARIPELKNFDVSAINISSKQVGGDYYDILKLDERRCCIAIADVSGKGFPAALLMANMQAFLQVVCRQDYPLDQATQIINDLVTDNTSDGKFITFFWGLLDDKEKKISYVNAGHNPPLLIRKNEIQKLEAGGMILGVMKTIMPYNTETLQLQKDDVLVLFTDGISEAMNAGGEEFSDQKLEKLAKEISNLSTIEILDNIKSEVQKFTAGAVQSDDITLMIIKVK, from the coding sequence ATGATCTCCGAGGCTGAAAACATAAAAGTTAAAAGAAATCTCACTGCACTTGTTGAGTTCAGCAGAATCATCAACTCCAATCTTGATTTGAATTTCATTCTCAACAATCTTTTACTTACCTGCATGGGTAAATTCTTAGCCACACGTGGATTAATAATTCTGGAAGCGAATAAGTTTTTAGAGATAAAAACCTCAAAAGGAATTAGTGCCGATCTACTAAAGCAGTTTCCTAAAATTAAGGCAGAAGATTTTTCAATTGAAGATCAAAGTTTTATACAATTCATATCTGAGTTGAATCTCCCTGCAGTTGAAAAAATAAATTGCTCGGAAAATTGTGTGGGAATCATCTGCCTCGGAGAAAAATTAAACCGAACGCCCTATTCCGAAGACGATCAGGATTTCCTTCGAACAATTTTAAATATTGCTGCAACCGCCATCCAGAATTCCATAGTCTTAAATGAAATTAAATTAGTAAACCGGGCACTTGATTCAAGGGTTCAAAGATTGAGTTCGCTTTTTGAATTGAGTAAGGAGTTTGGTCTCTTTTCAGAGTCAACTAAAGTTGCAAAACTTTTAGTCTATTCATTGATTGGTCAATTTCTTGTTTCCAAATATGCAGTGATAACCATCGAAGATCAGTTAGTCCAAATTCTCGAATCAAAATTTTCTTCCAGTGAACTTCAATCTAAGTTAAGTGAAATTAAACTCACCAAAATTGATTCATACCTAGATAAAAAAAACATCGAAGAAAATTTTCCGCTTTTGTTTCAAGCAGGTGTTGAATTAGCTGTTCCGATGCAGGTGCAGGGAAAGACAAAAGGAATGATACTGCTGGGAAAGAGAATTAATAATCAGGAGTATTCTGTTGATGATATCGAATTTATTTATTCTATCGGAAGCCTGGCAATAATCTCATTGGAAAATAGAAAACTGTTCAAGCAAGCTTTGGAAAAACAAAAATTGGAAGAAGAACTTGAGATTGCACGTGAGATTCAGCAAAATTTATTGCCTGCTCGAATCCCAGAGTTAAAGAACTTTGATGTTAGTGCTATAAATATTTCGTCGAAACAAGTTGGCGGTGATTATTATGACATTCTTAAACTTGATGAGAGAAGATGCTGCATTGCTATTGCAGATGTTTCAGGGAAAGGCTTCCCGGCTGCTTTATTGATGGCTAATATGCAAGCGTTTTTGCAGGTTGTGTGCAGGCAGGATTATCCACTTGATCAAGCAACACAAATAATAAATGACTTGGTTACAGATAATACTTCAGATGGTAAATTCATTACTTTCTTTTGGGGGCTGCTTGATGATAAGGAAAAAAAAATCAGCTACGTAAATGCCGGGCATAATCCTCCGCTGTTAATTAGAAAGAATGAAATTCAAAAACTTGAAGCAGGGGGAATGATTTTGGGCGTGATGAAAACCATAATGCCTTATAATACCGAAACACTCCAGCTTCAAAAGGATGATGTGCTGGTTTTATTTACTGATGGAATTTCTGAAGCAATGAATGCCGGCGGCGAAGAATTTTCTGATCAGAAATTGGAAAAGTTAGCCAAAGAGATTTCTAATTTGTCCACAATTGAAATTCTTGATAATATAAAATCGGAAGTACAAAAGTTTACTGCGGGCGCAGTTCAATCAGATGATATCACACTAATGATTATTAAAGTTAAATGA
- a CDS encoding ATP-binding protein — MIKNKSNQLTVKSRTENLSDIRDFIKRTAEQAGMAQDQIDKVMLAVDEACTNIIKHAYRSMPDGEIHISISYSDKKFVVKIKDYGNSFEANSIPEPDLQKYYREKRVGGLGMYLMKTLMDEVKYVSIPGKYNQVLLSKNINAAQL; from the coding sequence ATGATAAAAAATAAATCAAATCAACTAACTGTAAAAAGCCGTACAGAAAATCTTTCTGATATCAGAGATTTTATCAAACGAACGGCTGAGCAAGCCGGGATGGCGCAGGATCAGATTGATAAGGTCATGCTTGCTGTTGATGAAGCTTGCACAAATATTATTAAACATGCTTATAGATCAATGCCTGATGGCGAAATACACATTTCTATTTCCTATTCAGATAAGAAATTTGTAGTTAAGATAAAAGATTACGGCAATTCTTTTGAGGCTAATAGTATACCCGAACCGGATCTTCAAAAATATTATCGCGAAAAGCGCGTCGGTGGATTAGGAATGTATTTGATGAAAACTTTGATGGATGAAGTTAAGTACGTTTCCATTCCCGGGAAATATAATCAGGTACTGCTTTCAAAAAATATTAATGCTGCTCAATTATGA
- a CDS encoding sigma-70 family RNA polymerase sigma factor, with amino-acid sequence MNSEKENNDLHLPQILNLDDDFSIVKQFIDGDEAAFNLIVKRHKEKVRNIIFMTLGSVDGVDDIAQEVFINVYKNLRNFRFESQFTTWLYRITINKCKDHLRKIKIRSIFSYFKDNEDFGYHHDHDSKDISEIVQKAILKIPAKLRIPLLLKDIEGFSYQEIAESLGCEIGTVKSRIFRARESLRNILKPLEQELRS; translated from the coding sequence ATGAATTCAGAAAAGGAAAATAACGATTTGCATTTACCTCAGATCCTAAATCTTGATGATGATTTTTCAATCGTTAAGCAATTCATTGACGGTGATGAAGCAGCTTTTAACCTTATTGTTAAAAGGCATAAAGAAAAGGTCCGGAATATAATTTTCATGACACTCGGCTCCGTAGATGGTGTTGATGATATAGCTCAAGAAGTTTTCATTAATGTTTATAAAAACCTTAGAAACTTCAGATTTGAATCGCAGTTTACAACATGGTTATACCGCATTACTATCAACAAATGCAAAGATCATTTGAGGAAAATCAAGATCAGAAGTATTTTCAGTTACTTCAAAGATAACGAAGATTTCGGGTACCATCATGATCATGATTCAAAAGATATTTCTGAAATCGTTCAAAAAGCCATACTGAAAATCCCCGCTAAATTAAGAATTCCATTACTACTTAAAGACATTGAAGGATTTAGCTATCAAGAAATTGCAGAATCATTGGGCTGTGAAATCGGGACAGTGAAATCCCGCATATTCAGGGCACGGGAGAGTTTAAGAAACATTCTTAAACCTCTTGAACAGGAGTTAAGATCATGA